From Camelina sativa cultivar DH55 chromosome 7, Cs, whole genome shotgun sequence, one genomic window encodes:
- the LOC104703141 gene encoding uncharacterized protein LOC104703141, protein MEEEGTLVRADDLKPAGKPLYRLYFKGLVNREPTMFSAGFGVAICGDKDDLLFDMDRPIHDRSITLLEAELIALKGGLEKAVIMQIKHISICCDDDQIFELVMGRSTPERESTALLLRDIQGIRKYLTSSIPVLLTQDQVNIAYKLAIEAICSSHVIIHRAVQKLETCTICLNDDINADQMFLVAKCGHMFCSECFKRHIEVELRQRSLIRCPQYHRCYSLLTFRNCVNILTPKLKEMWQQRIKDDSIPVTNRVYCPNPRCSTLMSKTELYAHIGVRRRCVKCSEPFCISCKVPWHTNLSCNGYKKLHPNPTIDDEKLKRLANKKLWRQCNKCQQMIELSDGCVSVHCRCGHEFCYRCGADAGVCPHVFGFVACFQELITEENYKFSYDDIYNRVVKPERVTTVSWGDPHLSKKTLPCYCVMCKASENISKAVRVTRNQVESAYKLGIEAISYKNKMAMPVLFLHPIKIDMPTRIHPKTTCRICFDDINDDEMFYVHPCRHIFCSECVKRHIEVRLSEGYRMTCPQYLCRSELILGNCVNFLTPKLKEMWRQRVRDESISVTDRVYCPIPTCSALMSVSELDQSTGVTRCCVKCGKVPWHNNLSCCEYKTLHPMRNCGVNAASANK, encoded by the exons ATGGAGGAAGAAGGCACCCTAGTACGAGCAGATGACCTAAAACCCGCCGGAAAACCTTTGTACAGGCTTTACTTTAAGGGTCTGGTAAACAGGGAACCAACAATGTTTTCGGCAGGATTTGGGGTTGCAATTTGCGGCGACAAGGATGATCTGTTGTTTGACATGGATAGACCAATTCATGACCGCTCCATTACACTTTTGGAGGCTGAGCTTATAGCATTGAAGGGCGGGTTAGAAAAAGCTGTGATTATGCAGATCAAACATATCTCAATCTGCTGTGATGATGATCAGATTTTCGAATTG GTCATGGGGAGATCAACGCCGGAGCGAGAAAGCACTGCCTTGCTATTGCGTGATATACAAGgcataagaaaatatttgacgTCTAGCATCCCTGTTCTGTTGACTCAAGATCAAGTTAATATTGCCTACAAACTTGCAATAGAAGCAATATGTTCTTCTCATGTCATCATTCATAGGGCTGTTCAGAAATTAGAGACTTGCACTATCTGTTTGAACGATGACATCAATGCTGATCAGATGTTTCTTGTTGCTAAATGTGGTCATATGTTTTGTTCCGAATGTTTTAAACGACATATAGAGGTGGAACTACGGCAGAGAAGTCTGATAAGATGTCCTCAGTATCATCGTTGCTATTCTCTACTGACTTTTCGAAATTGTGTCAACATCTTGACACCTAAACTAAAAGAGATGTGGCAACAAAGGATCAAAGACGACTCGATTCCTGTAACGAATAGAGTTTACTGCCCAAACCCTAGGTGCTCGACTTTAATGTCCAAAACCGAGCTCTATGCACATATTGGAGTTCGGAGACGCTGTGTAAAATGCAGTGAACCTTTTTGCATCAGCTGCAAAGTCCCGTGGCATACTAACTTGTCGTGCAACGGTTACAAAAAGTTGCATCCAAATCCTACCATAGACGATGAAAAGCTCAAAAGACTAGCTAATAAGAAACTGTGGCGTCAGTGCAACAAGTGTCAACAAATGATTGAACTTTCTGATGGATGCGTCAGTGTACACTGCAG ATGTGGACATGAGTTTTGCTACCGGTGTGGAGCCGATGCTGGTGTTTGCCCTCATG tatTCGGTTTTGTCGCTTGTTTCCAAGAACTAATAACtgaagaaaattacaaattctCATATGATGATATATACAATCGAGTAGTAAAACCTGAAAGAGTAACCACAGT GTCATGGGGAGATCCGCACCTGAGCAAGAAAACATTGCCTTGCTACTGCGTGATGTGCAAGGCATCAGAAAACATTAGCAAAGCTGTTCGAGTGACTCGAAATCAAGTTGAGTCTGCCTATAAACTTGGAATTGAAGCAATCTCATATAAGAACAAGATGGCTATGCCTGTTCTATTTCTTCACCCGATAAAGATAGATATGCCTACTCGGATTCATCCGAAAACGACTTGCCGTATCTGTTTCGACGATATCAATGATGATGAGATGTTTTATGTTCATCCATGTCGTCATATATTTTGTTCCGAATGTGTGAAACGACATATAGAGGTGAGACTATCGGAGGGATATAGGATGACATGTCCTCAGTACCTCTGCAGATCTGAGCTGATTTTAGGAAATTGTGTCAACTTTTTGACACCTAAACTAAAAGAGATGTGGCGACAAAGGGTGAGAGATGAATCGATTTCTGTAACGGATAGAGTTTATTGCCCGATCCCGACGTGCTCAGCTTTGATGTCAGTATCCGAGTTAGATCAAAGCACTGGCGTTACGAGATGCTGTGTCAAATGCGGTAAAGTTCCATGGCATAATAACTTATCATGCTGCGAGTACAAGACGTTACATCCAATGAGAAACTGTGGCGTCAATGCAGCAAGTGCCAACAAATGA